The DNA segment AATCCGCTTTCATCACGGAATCGGCCTGCCCATTTATTCCATCTCCACAGCTTACAGCGGCACGCACGACCCCAGGGCCGACCATGATCTCAACGGCCTGATTTTCGACGATGCGCCACTACTGCTCGATACCCATGGCGCAGCGGCCGACGCGCGAACCGCCATGCACACGAATTTCCCCGACGCCAGCCGTCGCTACCCGCGGCTGATCGCGCTAGGCGAAGATGCCTTCAACGTCCTGCCATATCTCAAGCGACTCGCCTCCGAAGACTGGGCGCGCTTCACAGGCTTGTCCGGCAACCTAAAAATAAGCGCAGACCAGACACTGATCCGACAGCTCGAATGGGCACAATTCGACAACGGCCTACCCGTGCTGCTCGGCCAACCGAAACCCGTCGCCGGGAACCTCGCGGCCGATACGGCAACACCCGCCGATGCCGCCCCCCCTAAGCGCGGCGAAGACTTCGAGCAACGTGCCTGCGACTATCTGACCGGGCGAGGCTTGCACTTGCGTGAACGCAACTATCGTTGTCGCGCTGGCGAAATAGACCTCATCATGACCGATGTTCGAACCCTGGTATTCGTTGAGGTACGCTACCGCAATACCGCACGTTTTGGCGGTGCCGCCGCCAGCGTGAATACCGCAAAGCAGCGGCGACTGACCGCAACCGCCCTACATTATTTGCAGCGGCACGGACTCGACACACCGGCACGCTTCGACGTCGTGGCCATGGGCCCCGACAACCAGATCGACTGGATTCCAGATGCATTCTCGGCCCAGGACTTCTGATTCATACTGACAATCTGCAGGACTCGCGAGTGAACGAACGCATACAACAACATTTCATGGCCAGCATCGACACCAAGACGCGGGCCGCGCAGATATTGGCGGAGCCGATAGAAGCCGCCGCTAGGCGAATGACCTACGCCCTCGTCGGCGGACACAAAATACTCAGCTGCGGCAACGGCGGATCTGCCGGAGACGCCCAACACTTTTCATCGGAAATGCTCAATCGCTTCGAGCGCGAGCGGCGCGGTTTGCCCGCGATCGCCTTAACCACCGACACATCCACGCTGACCTCGATCGCCAATGACTACAGCTACGATCAGGTCTTTGCGCGTCAGCTGCGCGCTCTGGGCGCACCCGGCGATTTACTACTCGCGATCTCCACCTCGGGCAATTCGGCCAATGTGGTAGAAGCCGCGCGTGCCGCGCAGGAACTCGGCATGCACGTGATTGCGCTGAGTGGCCGCGGAGGCGGCGCGCTTCACGAAGTACTGACGGGTGAAGACATCGAGATATGTGTCCCTTCGGAAAGCACCGCGCGCATTCAGGAGGTACATTTGCTCGTGATCCACTGCCTATGCGATCTCATTGACCGCCAGCTCTTCGGCGATATTTGAAACCCGTGCCGCTGCCCCCCGATTTCCTCGCGGCACTGGCCAACTTACTGCCCCCAGCCGACCTCCTGACCGAGGCCAGCGATTGCTGGACGTACGGCTATGACAATTCCAAGCGACACGCACCTCCGGAAGCCGTAGCCTTCCCTCGCGAACACGACCAGATCGTCTCTCTGGTGTGTCTGTGCAACGAATTTCACATTCCGATTACACCCCGGGG comes from the Acidihalobacter yilgarnensis genome and includes:
- a CDS encoding YraN family protein, whose protein sequence is MLLGQPKPVAGNLAADTATPADAAPPKRGEDFEQRACDYLTGRGLHLRERNYRCRAGEIDLIMTDVRTLVFVEVRYRNTARFGGAAASVNTAKQRRLTATALHYLQRHGLDTPARFDVVAMGPDNQIDWIPDAFSAQDF
- a CDS encoding phosphoheptose isomerase, translating into MNERIQQHFMASIDTKTRAAQILAEPIEAAARRMTYALVGGHKILSCGNGGSAGDAQHFSSEMLNRFERERRGLPAIALTTDTSTLTSIANDYSYDQVFARQLRALGAPGDLLLAISTSGNSANVVEAARAAQELGMHVIALSGRGGGALHEVLTGEDIEICVPSESTARIQEVHLLVIHCLCDLIDRQLFGDI